In Notolabrus celidotus isolate fNotCel1 chromosome 22, fNotCel1.pri, whole genome shotgun sequence, one genomic interval encodes:
- the LOC117806252 gene encoding S100P-binding protein-like isoform X1, whose protein sequence is MPTLELSQQMRMDENDKQRNTVFDRLKPITNEHLKPLSVYSMMVACEQKAGVHQTGKLSHPFVNFKIEVLNNCQKKRTIDDSAPCDGDETRAKKIFCPNALSPDLGCVMDFCSPSTKQDSLSSSATSKPSFLDRMQTVSRGIKENVSSQQQSQNVECGLSIDPGNIKGTVPHFLKCEEVLSDTSPDFDCDVDDILCLNPSIPSSGKALKNNPLNPSVAHRQKLERGDWHVDEEEQNKKMYLNSKDGEEDKGYFSVSYIKDLELGKNLSLSGYSPLPLLTSSPRVSTGEVKAREDESQPESSTKPDCPKQAVLSVKDVSFTNTELCPIVSGRQLESNFPEELFEGDVEEVWDIGQPIFESSVCQKISVKLDDVGQQVSGKLKEDVMEPIRECQATLGIEETTLDTSYESTLPLLKLKSVVVAPSQPTSTNKPPSRPEPNAYSSKLSQNRDRGFQSAGFLSSARSPRSVIFKTETDQEHEKRLYVHSVTRHMHERPLADPDVVTELQNLMTHLADQIPDTYGRQWQHPSDLTQRNYKKRFGKITPNMPLIKWQAKNSTTHKRFSKIPKIFERSHFP, encoded by the exons ATGCctacgttggaactatctcagcag atgcGCATGGATGAGAATGACAAGCAGAGGAACACAGTGTTCGATAGGCTCAAGCCAATAACAAATGAACACTTGAAACCTCTTTCCGTGTATTCAATGATGGTCGCATGTGAGCAAAAGGCTGGTGTGCATCAAACAGGAAAGCTTTCACATCCATTTGTTAATTTTAAAATTGAAGTACTGAACAactgtcagaaaaaaagaacGATTGATGACTCCGCTCCTTGTGATGGCGATGAGACTCGTGCTAAGAAGATCTTTTGTCCAAATGCTTTGTCGCCAGACCTTGGATGTGTCATGGACTTTTGCAGCCCCTCTACGAAACAGGATTCTTTGTCCTCTTCTGCTACCTCGAAGCCTTCATTTTTAGATAGAATGCAAACTGTTAGTAGGGGAATCAAAGAAAACGTGAGCTCTCAGCAACAGTCACAGAATGTAGAATGTGGCTTATCAATAGACCCAGGGAATATTAAGGGGACTGTGCCACATTTTTTGAAGTGTGAGGAAGTCCTCTCAGATACTTCACCTGACTTTGACTGTGATGTTGATGACATCTTGTGCCTCAATCCCTCAATCCCTTCCAGTGGAAAAGCATTGAAAAACAATCCACTAAATCCCTCTGTAGCACACAGACAAAAGCTGGAAAGAGGAGATTGGCATGtggatgaagaagagcagaacaAAAAGATGTATCTGAATAGTAAAGATGGAGAAGAGGATAAGGGTTATTTCTCTGTGTCTTACATAAAAGACCTTGAATTGGGGAAGAacctctctctgtcaggataTTCTCCGCTCCCCCTTCTAACCTCTAGCCCCCGGGTCAGTACGGGTGAAGTAAAGGCGCGGGAGGATGAGAGCCAGCCTGAAAGCTCAACTAAGCCAGATTGTCCAAAACAAGCTGTGCTGTCTGTAAAGGATGTTTCTTTCACAAACACTGAGTTGTGTCCCATTGTTAGTGGGCGACAGCTGGAGTCAAACTTTCCTGAAGAGCTTTTCGAAGGTGATGTTGAAGAGGTGTGGGATATAGGTCAACCCATATTTGAGTCCTCTGTATGTCAGAAAATCTCAGTGAAGTTGGATGATGTGGGTCAGCAAGTGTCAGGGAAGCTGAAGGAAGATGTGATGGAACCGATCCGCGAGTGTCAGGCCACACTTGGCATAGAAGAAACCACATTGGACACAAGTTATGAATCCACGTTGCCCCTATTGAAG ttAAAATCGGTTGTGGTTGCTCCAAGTCAGCCCACCTCCACCAACAAACCACCATCCCGTCCTGAGCCGAATGCTTACTCTTCTAAGCTGAGCCAAAATAGGGACAGAGGTTTTCAGTCTGCAGGATTTCTCAGTAGTGCTAGGAGTCCAAG ATCAGTGATCttcaaaacagagacagaccagGAGCATGAAAAACGGTTATATGTCCATTCAGTCACAAGACATATGCATGAGAGACCACTCGCAGATCCAG atGTAGTGACAGAGTTACAGAACCTGATGACTCATTTGGCTGATCAGATTCCTGATACTTATGGAAGACAGTGGCAGCATCCCTCAGATCTCACACAGAG AAACTACAAAAAGCGCTTCGGGAAGATAACGCCAAACATGCCCCTTATCAAATGGCAGGCAAAGAATTCTACAACACACAAGCGTTTCAGCAAGATCCCGAAAATCTTTGAAAGGAGTCATTTTCCCTAA
- the LOC117806252 gene encoding S100P-binding protein-like isoform X2, with the protein MRMDENDKQRNTVFDRLKPITNEHLKPLSVYSMMVACEQKAGVHQTGKLSHPFVNFKIEVLNNCQKKRTIDDSAPCDGDETRAKKIFCPNALSPDLGCVMDFCSPSTKQDSLSSSATSKPSFLDRMQTVSRGIKENVSSQQQSQNVECGLSIDPGNIKGTVPHFLKCEEVLSDTSPDFDCDVDDILCLNPSIPSSGKALKNNPLNPSVAHRQKLERGDWHVDEEEQNKKMYLNSKDGEEDKGYFSVSYIKDLELGKNLSLSGYSPLPLLTSSPRVSTGEVKAREDESQPESSTKPDCPKQAVLSVKDVSFTNTELCPIVSGRQLESNFPEELFEGDVEEVWDIGQPIFESSVCQKISVKLDDVGQQVSGKLKEDVMEPIRECQATLGIEETTLDTSYESTLPLLKLKSVVVAPSQPTSTNKPPSRPEPNAYSSKLSQNRDRGFQSAGFLSSARSPRSVIFKTETDQEHEKRLYVHSVTRHMHERPLADPDVVTELQNLMTHLADQIPDTYGRQWQHPSDLTQRNYKKRFGKITPNMPLIKWQAKNSTTHKRFSKIPKIFERSHFP; encoded by the exons atgcGCATGGATGAGAATGACAAGCAGAGGAACACAGTGTTCGATAGGCTCAAGCCAATAACAAATGAACACTTGAAACCTCTTTCCGTGTATTCAATGATGGTCGCATGTGAGCAAAAGGCTGGTGTGCATCAAACAGGAAAGCTTTCACATCCATTTGTTAATTTTAAAATTGAAGTACTGAACAactgtcagaaaaaaagaacGATTGATGACTCCGCTCCTTGTGATGGCGATGAGACTCGTGCTAAGAAGATCTTTTGTCCAAATGCTTTGTCGCCAGACCTTGGATGTGTCATGGACTTTTGCAGCCCCTCTACGAAACAGGATTCTTTGTCCTCTTCTGCTACCTCGAAGCCTTCATTTTTAGATAGAATGCAAACTGTTAGTAGGGGAATCAAAGAAAACGTGAGCTCTCAGCAACAGTCACAGAATGTAGAATGTGGCTTATCAATAGACCCAGGGAATATTAAGGGGACTGTGCCACATTTTTTGAAGTGTGAGGAAGTCCTCTCAGATACTTCACCTGACTTTGACTGTGATGTTGATGACATCTTGTGCCTCAATCCCTCAATCCCTTCCAGTGGAAAAGCATTGAAAAACAATCCACTAAATCCCTCTGTAGCACACAGACAAAAGCTGGAAAGAGGAGATTGGCATGtggatgaagaagagcagaacaAAAAGATGTATCTGAATAGTAAAGATGGAGAAGAGGATAAGGGTTATTTCTCTGTGTCTTACATAAAAGACCTTGAATTGGGGAAGAacctctctctgtcaggataTTCTCCGCTCCCCCTTCTAACCTCTAGCCCCCGGGTCAGTACGGGTGAAGTAAAGGCGCGGGAGGATGAGAGCCAGCCTGAAAGCTCAACTAAGCCAGATTGTCCAAAACAAGCTGTGCTGTCTGTAAAGGATGTTTCTTTCACAAACACTGAGTTGTGTCCCATTGTTAGTGGGCGACAGCTGGAGTCAAACTTTCCTGAAGAGCTTTTCGAAGGTGATGTTGAAGAGGTGTGGGATATAGGTCAACCCATATTTGAGTCCTCTGTATGTCAGAAAATCTCAGTGAAGTTGGATGATGTGGGTCAGCAAGTGTCAGGGAAGCTGAAGGAAGATGTGATGGAACCGATCCGCGAGTGTCAGGCCACACTTGGCATAGAAGAAACCACATTGGACACAAGTTATGAATCCACGTTGCCCCTATTGAAG ttAAAATCGGTTGTGGTTGCTCCAAGTCAGCCCACCTCCACCAACAAACCACCATCCCGTCCTGAGCCGAATGCTTACTCTTCTAAGCTGAGCCAAAATAGGGACAGAGGTTTTCAGTCTGCAGGATTTCTCAGTAGTGCTAGGAGTCCAAG ATCAGTGATCttcaaaacagagacagaccagGAGCATGAAAAACGGTTATATGTCCATTCAGTCACAAGACATATGCATGAGAGACCACTCGCAGATCCAG atGTAGTGACAGAGTTACAGAACCTGATGACTCATTTGGCTGATCAGATTCCTGATACTTATGGAAGACAGTGGCAGCATCCCTCAGATCTCACACAGAG AAACTACAAAAAGCGCTTCGGGAAGATAACGCCAAACATGCCCCTTATCAAATGGCAGGCAAAGAATTCTACAACACACAAGCGTTTCAGCAAGATCCCGAAAATCTTTGAAAGGAGTCATTTTCCCTAA
- the ldlrap1b gene encoding low density lipoprotein receptor adapter protein 1b isoform X1 has product MDALKSAGRAIIRSPSIAKQSWGSGRHRKLPENWSDTRETLLEGMVFQLKYLGVTMVEQPKGEELSAAAVKRIVATAKASGKKLQKVTLTVSPRGIILYDSASNQMIENISIYRISYCTADKMHDKVFAYIVQSQHNETLECHAFLCPKRKMAQAVTLTVAQAFRVAFEFWQAAKEEKEKRVKSGSDGEGASNTQSDSSASLGSLKGGEVATAKLLDLAEGANAALANSGTNKTEADPLTVHNHTSENNNTVWELEDGLDEAFSRLAESRTNPQVLDIGVNPQDFNTEECLSPGKWDQDEADFAAQKDTFGF; this is encoded by the exons AGCTTCCAGAGAACTGGTCAGACACCAGGGAGACCCTTCTTGAGGGCATGGTGTTCCAGCTGAAGTACCTTGGAGTGACGATGGTTGAGCAACCCAAAGGAGAAGAGCTGTCTGCAGCTGCTGTTAAGAGGATAGTGGCCACG GCCAAAGCCAGTGGGAAGAAACTCCAGAAAGTAACATTAACAGTTTCCCCACGAGGAATCATCCTTTATGACAGTGCCTCCAACCAGATGATAGAAAACATCTCCATTTACAG AATATCATACTGTACAGCAGACAAGATGCATGACAAAGTGTTTGCATACATCGTTCAGAGTCAACATAATGAAACTCTGGAGTGTCATGCCTTCCTCTGCCCAAAGAGAAAAATG GCCCAGGCTGTAACCCTAACAGTGGCCCAGGCTTTCAGAGTGGCTTTTGAATTCTGGCAGGCCGCCAAGGAAG AGAAAGAGAAGCGGGTGAAGTCTGGCTCAGATGGAGAAGGTGCCAGCAACACTCAGTCAGACAGTTCTGCCAGCCTGGGCAGCTTGAAGGGAGGAG AGGTAGCCACAGCAAAACTTTTGGATTTGGCTGAGGGAGCAAATGCAGCACTGGCCAACTCAGGAACAAATAAGACTGAAGCAGATCCTCTCACGGTGCATAATCACACATCGGAGAACAACAATACTGTATGG GAGTTGGAGGATGGTCTGGACGAAGCTTTCTCAAG ACTCGCTGAGTCTCGCACTAACCCCCAGGTCCTGGACATTGGGGTGAACCCTCAGGATTTCAACACTGAAGAGTGCCTGTCCCCAGGCAAATGGGACCAAGATGAAGCAGACTTCGCTGCACAAAAAGACACTTTTGGGTTCTAA
- the ldlrap1b gene encoding low density lipoprotein receptor adapter protein 1b isoform X2, with product MDALKSAGRAIIRSPSIAKQSWGSGRHRKLPENWSDTRETLLEGMVFQLKYLGVTMVEQPKGEELSAAAVKRIVATAKASGKKLQKVTLTVSPRGIILYDSASNQMIENISIYRISYCTADKMHDKVFAYIVQSQHNETLECHAFLCPKRKMAQAVTLTVAQAFRVAFEFWQAAKEEKEKRVKSGSDGEGASNTQSDSSASLGSLKGGEVATAKLLDLAEGANAALANSGTNKTEADPLTELEDGLDEAFSRLAESRTNPQVLDIGVNPQDFNTEECLSPGKWDQDEADFAAQKDTFGF from the exons AGCTTCCAGAGAACTGGTCAGACACCAGGGAGACCCTTCTTGAGGGCATGGTGTTCCAGCTGAAGTACCTTGGAGTGACGATGGTTGAGCAACCCAAAGGAGAAGAGCTGTCTGCAGCTGCTGTTAAGAGGATAGTGGCCACG GCCAAAGCCAGTGGGAAGAAACTCCAGAAAGTAACATTAACAGTTTCCCCACGAGGAATCATCCTTTATGACAGTGCCTCCAACCAGATGATAGAAAACATCTCCATTTACAG AATATCATACTGTACAGCAGACAAGATGCATGACAAAGTGTTTGCATACATCGTTCAGAGTCAACATAATGAAACTCTGGAGTGTCATGCCTTCCTCTGCCCAAAGAGAAAAATG GCCCAGGCTGTAACCCTAACAGTGGCCCAGGCTTTCAGAGTGGCTTTTGAATTCTGGCAGGCCGCCAAGGAAG AGAAAGAGAAGCGGGTGAAGTCTGGCTCAGATGGAGAAGGTGCCAGCAACACTCAGTCAGACAGTTCTGCCAGCCTGGGCAGCTTGAAGGGAGGAG AGGTAGCCACAGCAAAACTTTTGGATTTGGCTGAGGGAGCAAATGCAGCACTGGCCAACTCAGGAACAAATAAGACTGAAGCAGATCCTCTCACG GAGTTGGAGGATGGTCTGGACGAAGCTTTCTCAAG ACTCGCTGAGTCTCGCACTAACCCCCAGGTCCTGGACATTGGGGTGAACCCTCAGGATTTCAACACTGAAGAGTGCCTGTCCCCAGGCAAATGGGACCAAGATGAAGCAGACTTCGCTGCACAAAAAGACACTTTTGGGTTCTAA
- the ldlrap1b gene encoding low density lipoprotein receptor adapter protein 1b isoform X3: MDALKSAGRAIIRSPSIAKQSWGSGRHRKLPENWSDTRETLLEGMVFQLKYLGVTMVEQPKGEELSAAAVKRIVATAKASGKKLQKVTLTVSPRGIILYDSASNQMIENISIYRISYCTADKMHDKVFAYIVQSQHNETLECHAFLCPKRKMAQAVTLTVAQAFRVAFEFWQAAKEEKEKRVKSGSDGEGASNTQSDSSASLGSLKGGEVATAKLLDLAEGANAALANSGTNKTEADPLTVHNHTSENNNTVWELEDGLDEAFSSRSLDSFESYSDSLSLALTPRSWTLG; this comes from the exons AGCTTCCAGAGAACTGGTCAGACACCAGGGAGACCCTTCTTGAGGGCATGGTGTTCCAGCTGAAGTACCTTGGAGTGACGATGGTTGAGCAACCCAAAGGAGAAGAGCTGTCTGCAGCTGCTGTTAAGAGGATAGTGGCCACG GCCAAAGCCAGTGGGAAGAAACTCCAGAAAGTAACATTAACAGTTTCCCCACGAGGAATCATCCTTTATGACAGTGCCTCCAACCAGATGATAGAAAACATCTCCATTTACAG AATATCATACTGTACAGCAGACAAGATGCATGACAAAGTGTTTGCATACATCGTTCAGAGTCAACATAATGAAACTCTGGAGTGTCATGCCTTCCTCTGCCCAAAGAGAAAAATG GCCCAGGCTGTAACCCTAACAGTGGCCCAGGCTTTCAGAGTGGCTTTTGAATTCTGGCAGGCCGCCAAGGAAG AGAAAGAGAAGCGGGTGAAGTCTGGCTCAGATGGAGAAGGTGCCAGCAACACTCAGTCAGACAGTTCTGCCAGCCTGGGCAGCTTGAAGGGAGGAG AGGTAGCCACAGCAAAACTTTTGGATTTGGCTGAGGGAGCAAATGCAGCACTGGCCAACTCAGGAACAAATAAGACTGAAGCAGATCCTCTCACGGTGCATAATCACACATCGGAGAACAACAATACTGTATGG GAGTTGGAGGATGGTCTGGACGAAGCTTTCTCAAG ccgcagtctggatagctttgAATCTTACTCAG ACTCGCTGAGTCTCGCACTAACCCCCAGGTCCTGGACATTGGGGTGA
- the ldlrap1b gene encoding low density lipoprotein receptor adapter protein 1b isoform X4 — MDALKSAGRAIIRSPSIAKQSWGSGRHRKLPENWSDTRETLLEGMVFQLKYLGVTMVEQPKGEELSAAAVKRIVATAKASGKKLQKVTLTVSPRGIILYDSASNQMIENISIYRISYCTADKMHDKVFAYIVQSQHNETLECHAFLCPKRKMAQAVTLTVAQAFRVAFEFWQAAKEEKEKRVKSGSDGEGASNTQSDSSASLGSLKGGEVATAKLLDLAEGANAALANSGTNKTEADPLTELEDGLDEAFSSRSLDSFESYSDSLSLALTPRSWTLG, encoded by the exons AGCTTCCAGAGAACTGGTCAGACACCAGGGAGACCCTTCTTGAGGGCATGGTGTTCCAGCTGAAGTACCTTGGAGTGACGATGGTTGAGCAACCCAAAGGAGAAGAGCTGTCTGCAGCTGCTGTTAAGAGGATAGTGGCCACG GCCAAAGCCAGTGGGAAGAAACTCCAGAAAGTAACATTAACAGTTTCCCCACGAGGAATCATCCTTTATGACAGTGCCTCCAACCAGATGATAGAAAACATCTCCATTTACAG AATATCATACTGTACAGCAGACAAGATGCATGACAAAGTGTTTGCATACATCGTTCAGAGTCAACATAATGAAACTCTGGAGTGTCATGCCTTCCTCTGCCCAAAGAGAAAAATG GCCCAGGCTGTAACCCTAACAGTGGCCCAGGCTTTCAGAGTGGCTTTTGAATTCTGGCAGGCCGCCAAGGAAG AGAAAGAGAAGCGGGTGAAGTCTGGCTCAGATGGAGAAGGTGCCAGCAACACTCAGTCAGACAGTTCTGCCAGCCTGGGCAGCTTGAAGGGAGGAG AGGTAGCCACAGCAAAACTTTTGGATTTGGCTGAGGGAGCAAATGCAGCACTGGCCAACTCAGGAACAAATAAGACTGAAGCAGATCCTCTCACG GAGTTGGAGGATGGTCTGGACGAAGCTTTCTCAAG ccgcagtctggatagctttgAATCTTACTCAG ACTCGCTGAGTCTCGCACTAACCCCCAGGTCCTGGACATTGGGGTGA